Genomic segment of Carassius auratus strain Wakin unplaced genomic scaffold, ASM336829v1 scaf_tig00021970, whole genome shotgun sequence:
TCTAGGTACAGGACAACTCTGTTTCCTTGAGAGCAATACAAAGAtataggggtgtgcgatatatatcgtatatgaataaatattgtatttgttgTTTAAACGATACGAGATTTGATATTATCAAGTATATCACAAAAACGTGGAAGTGGACTGAGACCCATCTTTCTTAGGACACAGTTACTCACTacgatgttttgttttgttgtttaaatgaatcggttgaatgaatgactcaatgactctCTAATGCATTGATTTGCCGCCACCTACTGGTGATTTTAGGTttgtatttaaagtatattttcccTTTTGTTCCCCAACATCATTTCAAATATCACTATTGAATGTTTTGGTTTTACAACGTCAAACATGTATGCatctgtaactgcaggttaaatgcattcagtCATGTCCTTCATTTAACAGTCTGGGTAAATGCATCTACAGTAAATGCCATTTAATTTGATTGGTAACAGCCATCTAGTGTCTTACTATttgaatttattgattaaatttaAGAATTTGACACAAAAGatgatgcatgcatttaattAGGTTAGAAAACTGGCCTTATAAAAGCAAAAATACCCATAAAAggttaaaatctatttaaacttattaaaaaaGTTCCTTTCTGTTACTCCAGCAAACTAACCAACTCATAGAATATGACGAATATCAGAAGTTTTGGGGTGCAGCCAGCACAATAACATGCTCAGCAAATGTTTAATGTCTAATTATCATTACTGACAAAATTTcagaaaatatctttttttaattatatatatatatttgtaaatgtatttttataaaaggaTAAATTGTTTATAGatttcatattaaatgtttttagggcTGTAggtatcgaatattttagtaatcgagtattctaccaaaaattccatcgattaatcggataaaatgtgtttttgcttaattaaagtgcaaaatTAATTATGCATGAGAAAATAAGACTACTGgatctcttaaaatgaacaacttagtttccttttttagaaaaaaaatattttttattttttaaatgcatagaatgcaatgcataattTTATTCCATTATGGCACACCCCTAGTTGACAATTCTTTACAAGCCCGGGTAAAAGGAAACTTATTGTGATTTTCTGGTTTTCAGGAAAGAGAGTGTGTCTTGGGGAGCAACTGGCACGGATGGAGCTGTTCCTCTTCTTCTCCTCTCTTCTGCAGCGCTTCACTTTCTCTTCACCAGCGGGTGTGGAGCCCAGCTTGGATTTTAAACTGGGGGCCACTCACTCTCCCCAACCATATGAATTATGTGCAGTCCCACGCTAAAACAAGcaatgcattatgtattttagcttattaattgtttgtttgaaTGTACACTGACAATAGATTAGTTGGTTATTTGGTGATtttaataatacaacatttacaaataaatccaCTGGGAAAAAAAGATAATGTGAAAATATCATTGCATTGCATCAAATTTAAGGTCAAAAAATGTCTATAATACTTTAAGTATAATTTGAAAAAGTTGTATAAGTGGGGTCGGAAAAACAGGAATCAAAATGTGGCCTATACTGAAGGCTCACTGTAAAAAATCCAACTTTCGAAAAGTTTTACTAACAAATGTAAAAGTAGCCTGGGCAAATCATTTTATAGGAGAAATCAGtttaattttttgtgtgaactgaatacaaatacatttttcactaaCAAAATGAGACcaagacaaaataacaaaaacaatttcaCTTTGAACAATATTGCACACACGTTAGCTGTTATATGGATCAGAGTTCTACTGATTTAGCATTTGTTGATCCACATTGTTGAAAAAAATTTTAGTTGATCTGACAGATCTTTTAAAACTCAACAGACTGAATTTTGTTTATTAGATGAAccaaagtttttaaattgttaGTTGCTATAGTTGAGTTAACTTAAGTTGAGTGTGATGGCTtgccttatttgttttttttttcaaactgtttaATGGACTTGCAAGTAATAAAAGAATgagtaaaacataaaaagtattGTATAATTATCTAATGTGCAGTAGTAATTCAGTTTAAGacttcacattttttaaagaatctaAAAGAGCATTTCGGTTGGTCGACTTCGGTTGTTTAtttatgtgctatataaataaacattgtattgtattgtatttctgGTTTACATAATACTGGGGTCCTCGCGTGTTCAACACATCTGAGCAGCGACAGTTATTTATTTCACTCACCGTTTTAGATTAACTCATATACATCTCTccctttttattaatcaaagaaataattcaccccaaaaatacaattttgtatttatttagtcaccctcaagacgttccaaacctgcatgaatttCTTCCGCTTCCACGGTAGTTTTTTCACCCATACTATGGACGTCAGTGGAGACCATCAACTGTTTAGATACAACATTCTTAAAAttatcttctttcatgttccacagaagatgTAACAACTGCAAAACCTGCACTCTTTAAAAGTGAAGTCAAAAAGCTTTATTATCCAAGAAATCTATACGTGACCCTATAGCAATAGcaatttctattctatttctattctatctgcgtgttttttgatttttcatgtttttgtataaaaataaaccGAAAAACTTTAACACTTGCACTATTTTAACacttaaaatatttgatttttttatttaagaaataaagcctctaacactagcactatttattctttttatattatttagattttttttctttgaaaaaaaaaaaagaacacttacATATTATtactcttttgttggtttttattGCTTCTGTTTGACctcgtttgtaagtcgctttggttaaAAGTGTCTACTAAATACAAGACcaactaaatgtatttattttgaatatatatatatatatatatatatatatatatatatatatatatatatatatatatataattatttttttattattattattaaaacattttgtttaaattatgcaATAGATTTCTCCACGCCACCAGGGGGCAGTATATGCGCTGTTTGCGTGCAGTCTTCACGACCAGACTGTCTGACGTCACTTCCAACAGCAGCAATGGCGGCTCCCGCAGAAAGCACGAGTAAAAcgccaacaaataaaaaactgaaaaaaagcaaaaacacaggTACACCTTCACTTAAAAACCACCAACAAACGCATTATAATCCTCACAGACATCGCGTGTGTCATCAATTTCCATATTACTGACTTTAAATAATATGTTTACGTTTAACACAGCTCGCGTAAAATTGAAACATTTTTAGCCACGATGATGTCATATTTTGTTATTGTGCGTCTTTTAAATGACCGTTTTCCACAAAAGCCCATTTACTCTGTATCTGATGCCTTTCATGGTCTGCTGCATTTCTTTAATGCACATCTGactgctaaattattattacattcatgTAACACATGAATATTCACATGGTACATATAAATGCAATCTGGAGCATAACACTTTCTAAATAGacatatttccattgatgtatggtttattgggatctgacaatatttggctgagatactactatttgaatatctggaatctgagggtgcgaaaaaaaaaaaatactgagaaaatcacctaaTTTGTccgaatgaattcttagcaatagatattactaatccaaaattaagttttgatatatttacgctaggaaatttagaaaatatggaacacgatcttaatatcctaatgattcttggcataaaagaaaaataaataattttggcataaaaatattcctgtgatacttatgactgcttttgtgctccagggtcacatatgacttattaaactcattttttcttttttgtcttaaaCAGATGAGACTGAACTGCTGACGGTTCCAGACGGATGGAAGGAGCCCAAGTTCACTCCAGAAGACAATCCCAAAGGTCTGCTGGAGGAGAGCAGTTTCGCCACACTTTTCCCAAAATACAGAGAGGCGTATCTGAAGGAGTGCTGGCCGCTGGTGCAGAAAGCTCTCGGAGGGGTTGTGAGTGTCACGAAAAAGTgctcttttttgttttctaaatgctTATGAGCTCTTTGAATTAGGTGATCGAGCTTCCTTGAATCTGTGCTGCTGCTCTGTAGTTCATCAATGCCACACTGGACCTGATTGAAGGCAGTATGACAGTGAACACAACTAAGAAAACATTTGATCCCTATTCCATTCTCAGAGCCAGGGATCTCATCAAGTTACTGGCTAGAAGTGTGCCGTTTGAACAGGTAAGAGTTCATcacaaattcatttattttatatataaataaatatatatatatatattagaaatggttcataataattcattataataattcataagttaagtaaaatattgcaataaaaattaatatgaaaacttTAAACAATTtatcaatttataaaaatatttttcaaatattattgtaatattaatatattaggtACAGAGTATTTATGGTTAGATTATGTATGtaattaaatgatatatatatagatattgcattaaattgatcagaagtggcattaaagacatttataatgttacaaaagtaatgatgctgaaaattcaggtttgcatcacaggaataaattacattttacaacatacTGACATAATAAATTGctttaaattgtactaatatttcacattattaaataaaaaaaagaaatacaaatgattattaataaattcagccttggtgggGCACCAGAGACTTCCTtcagaaactttttttattttttatttcttaattattccaaaagtTGTCTGGTAAATTCAGCCTCATATCTTTATCGCTCGTGTTTATTTCAGGCTGTTAGGATTCTTGAAGATGACATGGCATGTGACATTATTAAAATTGGGACTCTTGTGCGAAACAGAGAGCGTTTTGTGAAGAGACGACAGAGATTGATCGGCCCCAAAGGCTCCACGCTGAAGGTGAGTCCAGCCAAGTCACCTTTATATTCATAGcttttttaacaatacagattgtgtcaaagcaactgaacagcattcaaCAGGAAACCAGTGTGTCAGCAAGCTTCTCTGAGCTGAAGGATGTTCGACAGATGTTCATGAGTCAGTTTGTGGTGTGATTTCTTGTTTGTCAGGTGTATCTCTTTATTTGAAGCTGTGGTGAACTCTTACAGTGATAATCTCATCCGTTCGTGTTGTTTCAGGCTCTCGAGCTGCTGACCAACTGTTACGTGATGGTTCAGGGAAACACGGTTTCTGCTCTCGGCCCGTACAGCGGTCTCAAGGAGGTCAAACACAACTCAGTTTAATAAACCTGAGAAACTGACGAACACAGAGGGATAAACTGCTGTTTTTCGCTCGTTTCTGCAGGTTCGGAAAGTGGTGCTGGACACAATGAAGAACATCCACCCCATTTACAACATCAAGGTACGTGAAAGAGAACGTGTCGATGCTCGAAATAAGATCAAGATCAAACAGAAACTTCCTCTGCATTCTGGTCTGAAGAGA
This window contains:
- the LOC113077213 gene encoding KRR1 small subunit processome component homolog, with the translated sequence MAAPAESTSKTPTNKKLKKSKNTDETELLTVPDGWKEPKFTPEDNPKGLLEESSFATLFPKYREAYLKECWPLVQKALGGVFINATLDLIEGSMTVNTTKKTFDPYSILRARDLIKLLARSVPFEQAVRILEDDMACDIIKIGTLVRNRERFVKRRQRLIGPKGSTLKALELLTNCYVMVQGNTVSALGPYSGLKEVRKVVLDTMKNIHPIYNIKTLMIKRELASDPELRTQSWERFLPNFRHKSLSKRKQPKKKTVKKEYTPFPPPQPESKIDKELATGEFFLRESEKRRQKMNQIKAKQAEALSKRQEQRQKAFIPPKEKPAVKKSKPATAENKIDIQAIKEKVKKAKSKKLGAPPVNPVMPSAKDGKRKKVKS